From Taeniopygia guttata chromosome 29, bTaeGut7.mat, whole genome shotgun sequence, a single genomic window includes:
- the ITGA5 gene encoding integrin alpha-5 isoform X1, whose translation MAPVPVPAPPRRPRARLPLPVPLPVLLPLLLPPGAAFNLEASRPEVFRGAPGSFFGFALDFYTPEPRSVSVLVGAPKANTSQANVTQGGAVFHCPWPPQAGCTPIDFDHIGTRTHDFGGNSSEGPEPVEFKSLQWFGATVRAHNGSILACAPLYSWSPPKEEGGAREPVGSCFLSLGNFSKFVEYAPCRSDLNSAAGQGYCQGGFSAEFTQTGRVLLGGPGSFFWQGQLLSATQAQIAAGNFPEYLIQEVPGQLQTRQAEPSHDDSYMGYSVAVGEFSGDNTQDFVAGVPKGNLTYGYVTILNGTNMRSLYNFSGEQMASYFGYAVAATDVNNDGLSDLLVGAPLFMARSGAGGARELGRVYVFLQRPRAGPAAPAALTGTHEFGRFGSAIAALGDLDRDGYNDVAVGAPLGAEGRRGLVFIFRGGGAGLRARPAQLLRGVGAPRGQPDFFGAALRGASDLDGNGYPDLLVGAFGADAVVVYRGRPIVQASATLTIVPTMFNPEERGCVLPGGQHVSCINVTFCLNASGRHLPGPIGLALELSVDGAKAGGARRALFLGGGAGGAPPSPTRNLSLEVPNGGAPRCRTLPVFLRNESEFRDKLSPIPVSLSLALDPAVSPPPPGLSPLLAPATRTRLEAKAHIQLDCGEDNVCVPDLQLEASADRRAVYLGDRNSLNVTFVARNVGEGGAYEAELLLRPPPGALYSGVLRPHGNFSALSCELGGGNGSDPLICDLGNPMKAGASIRGGLRFTLPHLSDSSGSVTFELQIRSKNANNSQSPVVAVALAVRAATRVSVLGVSRPDVVTVPEGGWGPDPPQRLQDLGPPVEHVYEVVNEGPSAISQGTLELSCPLGHRGHPLLYVTGHSGLHNCSASHGSDPLRLAEREQSPGPHVLQRRDIGDSGDSGDTLGCPEAECFRLSCPSGGLERQQRVTLRLSFRLRTPPLRQPQLWPLSLRCDAEFRVLRLPYRLRPEGYPRHRLQVVTALSRARPEAGAGVPVWAVVLAVLLGLLLLGLLCYGLYKLGFFKRSGPYGTAMEKAQLKPQAASEA comes from the exons TCACCCAGGGGGGCGCCGTGTTCCACTGCCCCTGGCCCCCCCAGGCCGGCTGCACCCCCATCGACTTCGACCACATCG GGACCCGCACCCACGACTTTGGGGGCAACAGCAGCGAGGGCCCCGAGCCCGTGGAGTTCAAATCCCTGCAGTGGTTCGGGGCCACCGTGAGGGCCCACAACGGCTCCATCCTG gccTGCGCCCCCCTGTACAGCTGGAGCCCCCCGAAGGAGGAGGGGGGGGCGCGGGAGCCGGTGGGCTCCTGTTTCCTGTCCCTGGGCAACTTCTCCAAGTTCGTGGAGTACGCGCCCTGCCGctcag acCTGAACTCAGCGGCCGGGCAGGGCTACTGCCAGGGGGGCTTCAGCGCCGAGTTCACCCAG ACCGGCCGGGTGCTGCTGGGGGGGCCCGGCAGCTTCTTCTGGCAAG gCCAGCTGCTGTCGGCCACGCAGGCGCAGATCGCGGCCGGGAACTTCCCCGAGTACCTGATCCAGGAGGTGCCGGGACAGCTCCAGACGCGGCAGGCGGAGCCCAGCCACGACGACAGCTACATGg GCTACTCGGTGGCAGTCGGGGAGTTCAGCGGTGACAACACGCAAG ACTTCGTGGCCGGTGTCCCCAAGGGCAACCTCACCTACGGCTAC gTCACCATCCTCAATGGCACCAACATGAGGTCCCTGTACAACTTCTCGGGGGAGCAG aTGGCCTCGTACTTCGGCTACGCCGTGGCCGCCACCGACGTCAACAACGACGG GCTGTCGGACCTGCTGGTGGGCGCGCCGCTGTTCATggcgcggagcggcgcgggcGGTGCGCGGGAGCTGGGCCGCGTGTACGTGTTCCTGCAGcggccccgggccggccccgccgcgcccgccgcgctcACCGGCACCCACGAGTTCGGCCGCTTCGGCAGCGCCATCGCCGCGCTCGGGGACCTGGACCGGGACGGCTACAACG ACGTGGCCGTGGGGGCCCCGCTGGGGGCCGAGGGGCGCCGCGGGCTCGTGTTCATCTTccgcgggggcggcgcggggctgcgggccCGGCCCGCGCAGCTGCTGCGGGGCGTGGGCGCGCCCCGGGGCCAGCCCGACTTCTTCGGGGCCGCCCTGCGCGGGGCCAGCGACCTGGACGGCAACGGCTACCCGG aTCTCCTGGTTGGCGCCTTCGGGGCGGATGCCGTGGTGGTTTACAG ggGCCGCCCCATTGTCCAGGCCAGCGCCACCCTGACCATTGTCCCCACCATGTTCAACCCCGAGGAGCGCGGCTGCGTCCTGCCCGGCGGCCAGCACGTGTCCTG CATCAATGTCACCTTCTGCCTCAACGCCTCCGGACGTCACCTGCCCGGGCCCATcg ggctggcgCTGGAGCTGAGCGTGGACGGGGCCAAGGCGGGGGGGGCGCGGCGCGCGCTGTTCCtgggggggggcgcggggggggcgcccccctcccccacccggAACCTGTCCCTGGAGGTCCCCAACGGGGGCGCCCCCCGGTGCCGGACCCTGCCCGTGTTCCTCAGG aaCGAGTCGGAGTTCCGGGACAAGCTGTCgcccatcccggtgtccctgagcctggccctggacccggccgtgtcccctccccccccgggGCTGTCACCGCTGCTGGCCCCGGCCACCCGCACGCGCCTGGAGGCCAAG gcccaCATCCAGCTGGACTGCGGTGAGGACAACGTCTGTGTCCCTGACCTGCAGCTCGAGGCCAGCGC ggacCGCCGGGCCGTGTACCTGGGGGACAGGAACAGCCTCAATGTCACCTTCGTGGCGCGGAACGTGGGCGAGGGCGGCGCCTACGAGGCCGAACTGCTGCTGCGGCCCCCCCCGGGGGCGCTGTACTCGGGGGTGCTGCGGCCCCACGGG aaTTTCTCGGccctgagctgtgagctggggggGGGCAACGGCTCCGACCCCCTGATCTGCGACCTGGGGAACCCCATGAAGGCGGGGGCCAGC ATCCGGGGGGGGCTGCGCTTCACCCTCCCCCACCTGAGCGACAGCAGCGGCAGCGTCACCTTCGAGCTGCAGATCCGCAG CAAGAACGCCAACAACTCGCAGAGCCCCGTGGTGGCCGTGGCGCTGGCGGTGAGGGCGGCCACCAGGGTGTCCGTGCTGGG gGTGTCCCGGCCCGACGTTGTCACCGTCCCCGAGGGGGGGTGGGGACCCGACCCCCCCCAGCGGCTGCAGGACCTGGGGCCACCCGTGGAGCACGTCTACGAG GTGGTGAACGAGGGTCCCAGCGCCATCAGCCAGGGCACGCTGGAGCTCAGCTGTCCCCTGGGCCACCGCGGCCACCCTCTGCTCTATGTCACCGGCCACTCGGGGCTGCACAACTGCTCGGCCAGCCACGGCAGCGACCCGCTGCGCCTGGCG GAGCGGGAGCAGAGCCCCGGGCCGCACGTCCTGCAGCGCCGGGACatcggggacagcggggacagcggggacacgcTG GGCTGTCCCGAGGCCGAGTGTTTCCGCCTGAGCTGCCCCTCGGGGGGGCTGGAGCGGCAGCAGCGCGTCACCCTGAGGCTGAGCTTCCGCCTGCGGACCCCCCCCCTGcgccag CCGCAGCTGTGGCCGCTGTCCCTGCGCTGTGACGCCGAGTTCCGCGTGCTGCGGCTGCCGTACCGCCTGCGGCCCGAGGGGTACCCCCGCCACCGCCTGCAG GTGGTGACAGCGCTGTCGCGGGCCCGGCCCGAGGCGggggcgggggtcccggtgtGGGCGGTGGTCCTGGccgtgctgctggggctgctcctgctcggCCTCCTCTGCTACGGCCTCTACAAG tTGGGTTTCTTCAAGCGCTCGGGGCCCTACGGCACCGCCATGGAGAAGGCGCAGCTGAAACCGCAGGCGGCCTCCGAGGCCTGA
- the ITGA5 gene encoding integrin alpha-5 isoform X2, producing MAPVPVPAPPRRPRARLPLPVPLPVLLPLLLPPGAAFNLEASRPEVFRGAPGSFFGFALDFYTPEPRSVSVLVGAPKANTSQANVTQGGAVFHCPWPPQAGCTPIDFDHIGTRTHDFGGNSSEGPEPVEFKSLQWFGATVRAHNGSILACAPLYSWSPPKEEGGAREPVGSCFLSLGNFSKFVEYAPCRSDLNSAAGQGYCQGGFSAEFTQTGRVLLGGPGSFFWQGQLLSATQAQIAAGNFPEYLIQEVPGQLQTRQAEPSHDDSYMGYSVAVGEFSGDNTQDFVAGVPKGNLTYGYVTILNGTNMRSLYNFSGEQMASYFGYAVAATDVNNDGLSDLLVGAPLFMARSGAGGARELGRVYVFLQRPRAGPAAPAALTGTHEFGRFGSAIAALGDLDRDGYNDVAVGAPLGAEGRRGLVFIFRGGGAGLRARPAQLLRGVGAPRGQPDFFGAALRGASDLDGNGYPDLLVGAFGADAVVVYRGRPIVQASATLTIVPTMFNPEERGCVLPGGQHVSCINVTFCLNASGRHLPGPIGLALELSVDGAKAGGARRALFLGGGAGGAPPSPTRNLSLEVPNGGAPRCRTLPVFLRNESEFRDKLSPIPVSLSLALDPAVSPPPPGLSPLLAPATRTRLEAKAHIQLDCGEDNVCVPDLQLEASADRRAVYLGDRNSLNVTFVARNVGEGGAYEAELLLRPPPGALYSGVLRPHGNFSALSCELGGGNGSDPLICDLGNPMKAGASIRGGLRFTLPHLSDSSGSVTFELQIRSKNANNSQSPVVAVALAVRAATRVSVLGVSRPDVVTVPEGGWGPDPPQRLQDLGPPVEHVYEVVNEGPSAISQGTLELSCPLGHRGHPLLYVTGHSGLHNCSASHGSDPLRLAEREQSPGPHVLQRRDIGDSGDSGDTLGCPEAECFRLSCPSGGLERQQRVTLRLSFRLRTPPLRQPQLWPLSLRCDAEFRVLRLPYRLRPEGYPRHRLQVVTALSRARPEAGAGVPVWAVALGDTVGGIG from the exons TCACCCAGGGGGGCGCCGTGTTCCACTGCCCCTGGCCCCCCCAGGCCGGCTGCACCCCCATCGACTTCGACCACATCG GGACCCGCACCCACGACTTTGGGGGCAACAGCAGCGAGGGCCCCGAGCCCGTGGAGTTCAAATCCCTGCAGTGGTTCGGGGCCACCGTGAGGGCCCACAACGGCTCCATCCTG gccTGCGCCCCCCTGTACAGCTGGAGCCCCCCGAAGGAGGAGGGGGGGGCGCGGGAGCCGGTGGGCTCCTGTTTCCTGTCCCTGGGCAACTTCTCCAAGTTCGTGGAGTACGCGCCCTGCCGctcag acCTGAACTCAGCGGCCGGGCAGGGCTACTGCCAGGGGGGCTTCAGCGCCGAGTTCACCCAG ACCGGCCGGGTGCTGCTGGGGGGGCCCGGCAGCTTCTTCTGGCAAG gCCAGCTGCTGTCGGCCACGCAGGCGCAGATCGCGGCCGGGAACTTCCCCGAGTACCTGATCCAGGAGGTGCCGGGACAGCTCCAGACGCGGCAGGCGGAGCCCAGCCACGACGACAGCTACATGg GCTACTCGGTGGCAGTCGGGGAGTTCAGCGGTGACAACACGCAAG ACTTCGTGGCCGGTGTCCCCAAGGGCAACCTCACCTACGGCTAC gTCACCATCCTCAATGGCACCAACATGAGGTCCCTGTACAACTTCTCGGGGGAGCAG aTGGCCTCGTACTTCGGCTACGCCGTGGCCGCCACCGACGTCAACAACGACGG GCTGTCGGACCTGCTGGTGGGCGCGCCGCTGTTCATggcgcggagcggcgcgggcGGTGCGCGGGAGCTGGGCCGCGTGTACGTGTTCCTGCAGcggccccgggccggccccgccgcgcccgccgcgctcACCGGCACCCACGAGTTCGGCCGCTTCGGCAGCGCCATCGCCGCGCTCGGGGACCTGGACCGGGACGGCTACAACG ACGTGGCCGTGGGGGCCCCGCTGGGGGCCGAGGGGCGCCGCGGGCTCGTGTTCATCTTccgcgggggcggcgcggggctgcgggccCGGCCCGCGCAGCTGCTGCGGGGCGTGGGCGCGCCCCGGGGCCAGCCCGACTTCTTCGGGGCCGCCCTGCGCGGGGCCAGCGACCTGGACGGCAACGGCTACCCGG aTCTCCTGGTTGGCGCCTTCGGGGCGGATGCCGTGGTGGTTTACAG ggGCCGCCCCATTGTCCAGGCCAGCGCCACCCTGACCATTGTCCCCACCATGTTCAACCCCGAGGAGCGCGGCTGCGTCCTGCCCGGCGGCCAGCACGTGTCCTG CATCAATGTCACCTTCTGCCTCAACGCCTCCGGACGTCACCTGCCCGGGCCCATcg ggctggcgCTGGAGCTGAGCGTGGACGGGGCCAAGGCGGGGGGGGCGCGGCGCGCGCTGTTCCtgggggggggcgcggggggggcgcccccctcccccacccggAACCTGTCCCTGGAGGTCCCCAACGGGGGCGCCCCCCGGTGCCGGACCCTGCCCGTGTTCCTCAGG aaCGAGTCGGAGTTCCGGGACAAGCTGTCgcccatcccggtgtccctgagcctggccctggacccggccgtgtcccctccccccccgggGCTGTCACCGCTGCTGGCCCCGGCCACCCGCACGCGCCTGGAGGCCAAG gcccaCATCCAGCTGGACTGCGGTGAGGACAACGTCTGTGTCCCTGACCTGCAGCTCGAGGCCAGCGC ggacCGCCGGGCCGTGTACCTGGGGGACAGGAACAGCCTCAATGTCACCTTCGTGGCGCGGAACGTGGGCGAGGGCGGCGCCTACGAGGCCGAACTGCTGCTGCGGCCCCCCCCGGGGGCGCTGTACTCGGGGGTGCTGCGGCCCCACGGG aaTTTCTCGGccctgagctgtgagctggggggGGGCAACGGCTCCGACCCCCTGATCTGCGACCTGGGGAACCCCATGAAGGCGGGGGCCAGC ATCCGGGGGGGGCTGCGCTTCACCCTCCCCCACCTGAGCGACAGCAGCGGCAGCGTCACCTTCGAGCTGCAGATCCGCAG CAAGAACGCCAACAACTCGCAGAGCCCCGTGGTGGCCGTGGCGCTGGCGGTGAGGGCGGCCACCAGGGTGTCCGTGCTGGG gGTGTCCCGGCCCGACGTTGTCACCGTCCCCGAGGGGGGGTGGGGACCCGACCCCCCCCAGCGGCTGCAGGACCTGGGGCCACCCGTGGAGCACGTCTACGAG GTGGTGAACGAGGGTCCCAGCGCCATCAGCCAGGGCACGCTGGAGCTCAGCTGTCCCCTGGGCCACCGCGGCCACCCTCTGCTCTATGTCACCGGCCACTCGGGGCTGCACAACTGCTCGGCCAGCCACGGCAGCGACCCGCTGCGCCTGGCG GAGCGGGAGCAGAGCCCCGGGCCGCACGTCCTGCAGCGCCGGGACatcggggacagcggggacagcggggacacgcTG GGCTGTCCCGAGGCCGAGTGTTTCCGCCTGAGCTGCCCCTCGGGGGGGCTGGAGCGGCAGCAGCGCGTCACCCTGAGGCTGAGCTTCCGCCTGCGGACCCCCCCCCTGcgccag CCGCAGCTGTGGCCGCTGTCCCTGCGCTGTGACGCCGAGTTCCGCGTGCTGCGGCTGCCGTACCGCCTGCGGCCCGAGGGGTACCCCCGCCACCGCCTGCAG gtggTGACAGCGCTGTCGCGGGCCCGGCCCGAGGCGggggcgggggtcccggtgtGGGCGGTGGCACTGGGTGACACTGTGGGTGGCATAGGGTGA
- the ZNF385A gene encoding zinc finger protein 385A, with protein MLRAPGPLGPPPGRLLLPDAAAAAAAAAAALRLLPPLPAMEPLPKGALGALTKPRRPVIACSVCQIRFNSESQAAAHYQGNRHARRLKGLEAARSRHGGDPGDPPEPPPTAAPPAGDPPERAGEQPPAPAAPGAPGPPSPPAPPRPEEEEEEEEERAKAKRLLYCGLCKVAVNSLSQLEAHNRGTKHKTLLEARSGLGPIRAFPRGGGGAGPPPAEGPERCFHCRVCNVRLNSELQLKQHISSRRHRDGVAGKPNPLLGRHKKPRSPPELAPLPFPKELPKALAGGGLLPPPLALAAAAAAAIAAPPLALRPPGPPGPPGPALLPGPPLAPALLRPAPGPLRPAHAPLLFSPY; from the exons ATGCTGCGGGCCCCGGGGCCGCTGGGGCCGCCCCCCGGCCGCCTCCTCCTGCCCgacgccgccgccgccgccgccgccgccgccgccgcgctccggttgctgccgccgctgcccgcg ATGGAGCCGCTGCCCAAGGGGGCGCTGGGGGCTCTGACCAAACCGCGGCGCCCCGTGATCGCCTGCAGCGTCTGCCAGATCCGCTTCAACTCCGAG agccaggCCGCCGCGCACTACCAGGGCAATCGCCACGCTCGCCGCCTCAAGGGCCTCGAGGCCGCCCGGTCCCGCCATGGGGGTGACCCCGGGGACCCCCCAGAGCCGCCCCCGACCGCGGCCCCCCCGGCCGGGGACCCCCCCGAGCGCgcag gggagcagccccccgcccccgccgcccccggcgcCCCCGGGCCCCCCtcgccccccgcgccgccccggcccgaggaggaggaggaggaggaggaggagcgggcGAAGGCCAAGCGGCTCCTGTACTGCGGCCTCTGCAAAGTGGCCGTGAactccctgtcccagctggagGCGCACAACCGAg gcACCAAGCACAAGACGCTGCTGGAGGCCCGCTCGGGGCTCGGCCCCATCCGCGCCTTCCcgcgggggggcggcggcgcggggccccCCCCGGCCGAGGGTCCCGAGCGCTGCTTCCACTGCCGCGTGTGCAACGTGCGCCTCAACTCCGAGCTGCAGCTCAAGCAG cACATCTCCAGCCGCCGGCACCGGGACGGGGTCGCCGGGAAGCCGAACCCCCTCCTGGGGCGCCACAAAAAACCCCGGAGCCCCCCCGAGCTG GCGCCGCTGCCGTTCCCCAAGGAGCTGCCGAAGGCTCTGGCGGGGGGGGGGCTCCTCCCGCCCCCCTTGGccctcgccgccgccgccgccgccgccatcgccGCCCCCCCCCTGGCCCTgcgccccccgggacccccgggacccccgggacccgcCCTGCTGCCCGGGCCCCCCCTGGCCCCCGCCCTGCTGCGGCCGGCGCCGGGACCCCTGCGGCCCGCGCACGCCCCCCTGCTCTTCTCCCCTTAttga